A part of Pseudoalteromonas arctica A 37-1-2 genomic DNA contains:
- the asnA gene encoding aspartate--ammonia ligase, which translates to MSSHYVQQQQQISKVKQFFSQQLETQLGLVEVQAPILAKVGDGTQDNLSGHENAVAVNVKAITDSRYEVVHSLAKWKRKTLATYGFSVGEGIYTQMKALRPDEDSLSPIHSVYVDQWDWEKVINETTERSLATLKQTVQSIYKGIKETETFVSESYGLTPFLPDDIKFVHSEELRKMYPDFSAKQREKAIAQEYGAVFLIGIGGALGDGKIHDVRAPDYDDWSTPTCDQYMGLNGDILVWNPVLEDAFEISSMGIRVSPEVLKAQLSTTGDEDRLEFDWHKALLQSKFPQTIGGGIGQSRLAMLLLQKQHIGQVQVGVWPQQTHAEVSGLL; encoded by the coding sequence ATGAGTTCACACTATGTGCAGCAACAGCAGCAAATAAGTAAAGTTAAGCAATTTTTTTCACAACAACTAGAAACCCAACTTGGGCTGGTTGAGGTTCAAGCCCCAATTTTGGCTAAGGTTGGCGACGGCACGCAAGATAACTTAAGCGGCCATGAAAACGCAGTTGCTGTAAATGTGAAAGCGATTACAGATAGCCGCTACGAAGTGGTGCATTCACTGGCTAAGTGGAAACGCAAAACACTAGCAACTTATGGCTTTAGTGTTGGTGAGGGTATTTACACTCAAATGAAGGCTTTGCGCCCAGATGAAGATTCATTAAGTCCTATTCATTCTGTATATGTTGATCAGTGGGATTGGGAAAAAGTAATTAACGAAACCACAGAGCGTTCGCTGGCAACACTAAAGCAAACTGTTCAATCTATTTATAAAGGGATAAAAGAGACAGAGACTTTTGTAAGTGAGTCTTATGGTTTAACGCCTTTTTTACCGGACGACATTAAGTTTGTGCACAGTGAAGAGCTACGTAAAATGTACCCTGACTTTAGCGCTAAGCAACGCGAAAAAGCCATTGCACAAGAATATGGTGCTGTATTTTTAATTGGTATTGGTGGCGCGCTTGGTGATGGCAAAATCCATGATGTAAGAGCCCCAGATTACGATGATTGGTCTACGCCAACATGCGATCAATACATGGGTTTAAATGGTGATATTTTAGTATGGAACCCAGTACTTGAAGATGCATTTGAAATATCATCAATGGGTATACGTGTAAGTCCTGAGGTTTTAAAAGCGCAGTTAAGTACAACTGGAGATGAAGACCGCTTAGAGTTTGATTGGCATAAAGCGCTACTACAAAGTAAATTTCCGCAAACGATTGGCGGTGGAATAGGGCAGTCTCGCTTGGCTATGCTATTGCTACAAAAGCAGCATATTGGCCAAGTACAAGTGGGTGTATGGCCGCAGCAAACACATGCTGAGGTAAGCGGTCTACTTTAA
- the trmH gene encoding tRNA (guanosine(18)-2'-O)-methyltransferase TrmH, with product MQQTRYQRIEDVLSRRQTDLTVCLEDVHKHHNLSAIVRSADAVGCHHVHAVWPEKQKWLTNNTSGGSKNWLETHLHRNIDDAVTAMRERNPEIQILATHLSEDAVDFREVDYTKPTAIIVGQEKTGISEKALEYADQNIIIPMQGMVQSLNVSVAAALILFEAQRQRELAGLYNRDMLSAEVKHPLYFEGCHPIIARQCKQKKLPYPALDENGEIVADEQFWQALKHT from the coding sequence ATGCAGCAAACTCGCTATCAAAGAATCGAAGACGTACTTTCGCGCCGTCAAACAGACCTAACCGTGTGTTTAGAAGACGTGCACAAACACCATAACTTATCTGCAATAGTACGAAGTGCTGATGCGGTTGGTTGCCATCACGTACATGCTGTATGGCCTGAAAAGCAAAAATGGCTAACAAATAATACCTCAGGTGGCAGTAAAAACTGGCTAGAGACGCACTTACATAGAAATATTGATGATGCCGTTACTGCAATGCGTGAACGCAATCCAGAAATACAAATACTCGCAACTCATCTATCAGAAGATGCCGTTGATTTTAGAGAAGTAGATTACACCAAGCCAACGGCTATTATTGTTGGACAAGAAAAAACAGGGATCTCAGAAAAAGCCCTGGAATATGCCGATCAAAATATTATTATTCCAATGCAAGGCATGGTGCAATCGCTAAATGTTTCGGTTGCTGCTGCGCTAATATTGTTTGAAGCACAGCGTCAACGTGAGCTGGCTGGTTTATATAATAGAGATATGCTGAGCGCCGAAGTTAAGCACCCACTTTACTTTGAAGGCTGCCATCCTATTATTGCAAGGCAGTGTAAACAAAAAAAATTACCCTACCCCGCACTTGATGAAAACGGCGAAATAGTCGCTGACGAGCAATTTTGGCAAGCTTTAAAACATACTTGA
- the asnC gene encoding transcriptional regulator AsnC, protein MENYLIDNLDKQILHALMANARTAYAELAKRFNVSAGTIHVRIEKMKQAGIITGTQLTINTKQLGYDVCCFIGINLNNARDYPQTLIKLEALEEVVEAYYTTGNYSIFIKVMTKSIDHLQDVLINKIQAIEAIQSTETLISLQNPISRTVMP, encoded by the coding sequence ATGGAAAATTATTTAATCGATAATCTCGATAAACAGATACTTCATGCGTTAATGGCAAATGCCCGTACTGCGTATGCCGAATTAGCAAAAAGATTTAATGTAAGCGCAGGGACAATTCACGTAAGAATTGAAAAAATGAAGCAAGCAGGGATCATTACAGGAACGCAATTAACGATTAATACTAAACAGCTGGGCTACGATGTGTGCTGCTTTATAGGCATTAATTTAAATAACGCACGTGATTACCCGCAAACGCTTATAAAGCTAGAAGCATTGGAGGAAGTGGTAGAGGCTTATTACACAACAGGTAACTACAGCATATTTATAAAGGTAATGACAAAGTCCATTGATCACTTACAAGATGTGCTGATTAATAAAATACAGGCAATAGAAGCCATTCAGTCAACAGAAACACTTATTTCTCTACAAAATCCAATTAGCCGTACGGTAATGCCTTAA